One genomic window of Thermorudis peleae includes the following:
- a CDS encoding DUF4129 domain-containing protein, producing MRRWLPHPLDIILSVLVASAEALTLLPWLHLGAAMVSSQTQPPAGLVLGGLGLVAFWLARLLLAAGWDVGFARAISALAWIWCTLLWIGLTSHGGILAPLIGIVQLLHLRGPALALLILSALAWWRGLTLGADPRPFTSDFVRRSLIRDLVLVGGALFFVLVSKHLAESAGATLSWVVPTLAALRLITAATVQAAAVQHSAARRVGGTLQVRRWLSSATGLALFTVAFAALISLLAGPALWQWLATPLSWILTGIETVLFFILAAFAYVLFLLLTPITWLLHHGGSAHQPLPQQPPAFPTFHEAANHARFGLPPILRFGVELAIGISLAAGILLLVVRGLRRYHIATGEESTQDIHEATWSRALVMEQIRGLLRRPTQKRAQRRVPTTPQTVREAYQAALWLLSEYGFSRRAPETPLDYLARLQHMLNETTSTFADLTARYLVARYGERATSEDDTAAVADWQALHRSLHARSAQQRQGKRLRGTS from the coding sequence ATGCGACGATGGCTGCCTCATCCGCTTGACATTATCCTCAGTGTCCTTGTCGCCAGTGCGGAAGCCCTTACGCTTCTCCCGTGGCTTCATCTTGGTGCTGCGATGGTGTCATCACAGACCCAACCCCCCGCAGGGCTCGTGCTTGGTGGACTCGGGCTCGTTGCATTCTGGCTCGCCCGCTTGCTCCTTGCTGCGGGTTGGGACGTTGGGTTTGCTCGGGCAATCAGTGCCCTGGCGTGGATCTGGTGTACGCTGCTTTGGATTGGCCTCACTTCGCACGGCGGGATCCTTGCACCACTCATCGGGATCGTTCAACTCCTGCACCTTCGTGGCCCGGCACTTGCCTTACTCATCCTGAGCGCTCTGGCATGGTGGCGCGGCCTCACGCTCGGCGCTGACCCACGCCCATTCACGAGTGACTTTGTCCGACGCAGCCTTATTCGCGATCTGGTTCTTGTTGGCGGCGCGCTGTTCTTCGTGCTTGTTAGCAAGCACCTGGCTGAAAGCGCTGGCGCAACATTGAGCTGGGTTGTTCCGACACTCGCAGCCCTCCGTCTCATTACAGCCGCAACAGTGCAAGCGGCAGCGGTACAACACTCGGCTGCTCGACGCGTGGGAGGCACACTCCAGGTAAGACGCTGGCTGAGCAGCGCAACGGGTCTTGCGCTCTTCACTGTTGCGTTCGCAGCACTTATCAGTCTGCTTGCTGGCCCGGCACTCTGGCAGTGGCTTGCGACACCACTGAGCTGGATCCTTACCGGCATCGAAACCGTGCTCTTCTTTATCCTTGCTGCGTTTGCCTACGTCCTCTTTCTACTCCTCACTCCGATAACGTGGCTTCTCCACCATGGCGGAAGCGCGCATCAGCCACTTCCCCAACAGCCACCGGCTTTCCCGACGTTCCACGAAGCCGCTAACCATGCACGGTTTGGACTGCCGCCGATTCTTCGCTTTGGGGTCGAACTTGCTATCGGTATTTCCCTGGCGGCTGGTATTCTTCTGCTTGTTGTTCGCGGGCTGCGTCGTTATCACATCGCAACAGGTGAAGAAAGCACGCAGGATATCCACGAAGCAACCTGGTCGCGTGCGCTTGTCATGGAGCAGATCCGCGGTCTTCTTCGGCGTCCGACACAAAAGCGTGCCCAGCGACGTGTACCAACGACGCCTCAGACCGTTCGTGAGGCATACCAGGCTGCCCTCTGGCTCCTCAGCGAGTACGGCTTCAGCCGGCGAGCCCCAGAGACACCACTGGATTATCTTGCACGCCTACAGCACATGCTCAACGAAACAACGAGCACCTTTGCCGATTTGACAGCGCGGTATCTTGTTGCGCGCTATGGTGAGCGTGCAACCAGCGAAGATGATACTGCGGCCGTTGCCGATTGGCAGGCTCTGCACCGCTCTCTCCATGCGCGTTCTGCCCAACAAAGACAAGGGAAACGGCTGCGAGGGACATCATAA
- the trpC gene encoding indole-3-glycerol phosphate synthase TrpC, giving the protein MMRATSTYLDRILAQTARDLDQRRQITPLRELEERAARQPAPFSISAALRVPGVQVIAEIKRASPSRGLIAPAAQVEDVAQSYLEGGAAALSVLTDTPFFQGSLEDLRCATQLAHAWHPPRPVLRKDFVLDPYQVIEARAAGADAVLLIVAACDPPTLLRLLTEVQTWGMEALVEVHDETELATALDAGAMIIGINNRDLRTFQVDLATTERLAVQVPADRVIVAESGIHGPQDVKRLAQVGVDAVLVGESLMMAADRKAAVEALWQWQLAG; this is encoded by the coding sequence ATGATGCGAGCGACTTCGACCTACCTCGACCGTATTCTTGCGCAGACGGCGCGGGATCTCGACCAGCGCCGTCAAATAACCCCTCTCCGCGAGCTAGAGGAGCGCGCAGCACGTCAGCCTGCCCCTTTTTCGATTTCAGCGGCACTTCGCGTTCCTGGCGTTCAGGTCATTGCTGAGATAAAACGAGCTTCGCCTTCCCGCGGCCTCATTGCTCCCGCTGCTCAGGTAGAAGATGTCGCACAGTCGTACCTTGAGGGCGGAGCTGCGGCGCTCTCGGTCTTAACGGACACCCCCTTCTTCCAGGGATCGCTTGAGGACTTGCGCTGTGCTACTCAACTTGCTCATGCCTGGCATCCCCCACGTCCTGTCCTTCGAAAAGACTTTGTGCTCGATCCATACCAGGTTATTGAAGCGCGAGCGGCGGGTGCCGACGCCGTGCTGTTGATTGTGGCTGCGTGCGATCCACCAACTTTGCTGCGGTTGCTAACGGAAGTGCAAACCTGGGGGATGGAAGCCCTCGTTGAAGTGCACGATGAAACTGAGCTGGCAACGGCGTTAGACGCTGGAGCCATGATCATCGGCATTAACAACCGTGACTTGCGCACATTCCAGGTTGATCTCGCAACGACTGAACGCCTCGCAGTGCAGGTCCCGGCGGATCGTGTCATCGTAGCGGAGAGTGGCATTCATGGGCCACAGGATGTCAAGCGGCTGGCTCAGGTTGGTGTCGATGCAGTGCTTGTTGGCGAGTCGTTGATGATGGCTGCTGATCGAAAGGCGGCAGTGGAGGCATTGTGGCAATGGCAGCTGGCTGGGTGA
- the trpB gene encoding tryptophan synthase subunit beta, with amino-acid sequence MTLIREVRRLPDERGRFGRFGGVYAPVTLLPALEELTAAYEEARNDPSFQAEFARLLHDYVGRPTPLYHAATLSRAVGGAQIYLKREDLAHTGAHKINNALGQGLLAKRMGKRRVIAETGAGQHGVATATVCALLGLECVVYMGELDIQRQALNVFRMKLLGAEVRAVHAGSRTLKDAMNEAIRDWVTNVRTTYYLIGSVAGMHPYPMIVRDFQSIIGQEARRQILEQAGRPPDAVVACVGGGSNAMGIFSGFLDDAEVELYGAEAGGEGVETGRHAASLSAGRVGVLHGSQSYVLQDADGQILEAHSIAAGLDYPGVGPEHAYLKETGRATYIPITDHEALDAFQLLCRTEGIIPALESAHAVALAVRLARERPRDAVILVNLSGRGDKDLHSVASVLGVSL; translated from the coding sequence ATGACGCTGATCCGTGAAGTGCGACGACTTCCCGATGAGCGTGGTCGCTTCGGCCGGTTCGGTGGTGTCTATGCGCCAGTGACATTGCTTCCGGCGCTTGAAGAGTTGACAGCAGCGTACGAAGAAGCGCGCAATGATCCGTCATTCCAGGCTGAATTCGCTCGCTTGTTGCATGACTATGTAGGCCGTCCGACTCCACTCTATCATGCAGCAACCCTCAGCCGAGCAGTTGGTGGTGCCCAGATCTATCTCAAGCGGGAAGACCTTGCGCATACCGGGGCCCACAAGATTAATAACGCTCTTGGGCAGGGCCTGCTTGCTAAACGTATGGGGAAACGACGAGTAATTGCAGAAACTGGAGCGGGGCAGCACGGCGTTGCAACCGCGACGGTCTGCGCGTTGCTTGGTCTTGAGTGTGTTGTCTATATGGGTGAGCTGGACATTCAGCGTCAGGCGCTGAATGTTTTCCGCATGAAATTACTCGGCGCTGAGGTTCGCGCAGTGCACGCAGGCAGCCGCACGCTCAAAGACGCGATGAACGAGGCCATCCGTGATTGGGTGACCAATGTTCGCACGACCTACTACCTCATTGGTTCTGTCGCCGGGATGCATCCTTATCCCATGATTGTTCGTGATTTTCAATCGATCATCGGTCAGGAAGCGCGGCGGCAGATTCTCGAGCAAGCAGGTCGCCCCCCAGATGCAGTCGTTGCCTGTGTCGGTGGTGGTTCGAATGCGATGGGGATCTTTTCTGGCTTTCTCGACGATGCCGAAGTCGAGCTCTATGGTGCTGAAGCAGGTGGTGAAGGAGTCGAAACCGGACGCCATGCTGCTTCGCTGAGCGCAGGCCGGGTTGGTGTGCTCCACGGCTCGCAATCTTATGTGTTGCAGGATGCGGATGGGCAAATTCTTGAGGCGCACAGTATTGCTGCTGGACTCGATTACCCTGGCGTTGGCCCAGAGCATGCCTATTTGAAGGAAACCGGACGCGCAACCTATATCCCGATCACGGATCACGAAGCGCTCGATGCCTTTCAGTTGCTTTGTCGGACCGAAGGGATTATTCCAGCGCTTGAATCTGCGCATGCCGTTGCGCTGGCAGTGCGGCTCGCTCGCGAGCGCCCACGCGATGCCGTGATTCTTGTCAACCTCTCAGGGCGTGGTGATAAAGATCTGCATAGCGTTGCCTCGGTGTTGGGGGTGTCATTATGA
- the hisIE gene encoding bifunctional phosphoribosyl-AMP cyclohydrolase/phosphoribosyl-ATP diphosphatase HisIE: MEQAADRAAVLTKIRFNEQGLVPAIIQDVATRTVRMIGYMNAEAVQRTIETGFVHFWSRSRQRLWMKGETSGNVLELVELRADCDGDALLILVQPHGPTCHTGMTSCFDGQPLIQRPWPHSGSWVLDDVAAVIAERQASPREGSYTSYLFREGVDKIGKKIGEEAAEVIIAAKNGQPEPLANEVADLFYHVLVLLAAMNVPLLRVWDVLRQRRGRGAIDQPPSSSSSS, translated from the coding sequence ATGGAACAGGCAGCTGATAGGGCAGCAGTTCTGACAAAGATCCGCTTTAACGAGCAGGGGCTTGTCCCGGCGATCATCCAAGATGTAGCAACCCGCACCGTGCGTATGATCGGCTACATGAATGCCGAGGCAGTTCAGCGCACAATCGAGACCGGATTCGTGCACTTCTGGAGCCGGAGCCGGCAACGTCTTTGGATGAAAGGTGAAACCTCCGGTAACGTGCTTGAGCTCGTCGAATTGCGTGCCGATTGTGATGGCGATGCGTTATTGATCCTCGTGCAGCCCCACGGCCCGACTTGCCATACCGGCATGACGAGCTGCTTTGATGGGCAGCCTCTCATACAGCGTCCCTGGCCGCACAGTGGCAGTTGGGTTCTCGATGATGTTGCGGCGGTTATCGCTGAGCGGCAGGCATCTCCGCGCGAAGGCTCCTATACGAGCTATCTCTTCCGCGAGGGGGTCGATAAGATCGGCAAAAAGATCGGTGAAGAAGCGGCGGAAGTCATTATTGCTGCAAAGAATGGCCAGCCTGAGCCGCTTGCGAACGAGGTCGCTGACCTGTTCTATCACGTCCTCGTGCTCTTAGCAGCGATGAATGTGCCACTGCTACGGGTGTGGGATGTCTTACGGCAGCGACGTGGGCGCGGAGCGATCGATCAGCCTCCCTCGTCGTCTTCTTCGTCGTAG
- the rimM gene encoding ribosome maturation factor RimM (Essential for efficient processing of 16S rRNA), producing the protein MTRSNEQHGKNRQSIERLSIGKIVGAHGLRGEVRLRIWSHFPERIPKLAYVYIEDEPTPRKLRRARIQGEIALLALEGIETREAAEELQGRVVRIDLAQAAPLGEDEYYHFQLIGLRVRDEQGILLGELVEILETGANDVYVVQTAHGELLLPALQSVILSIDLDAGEMIVRPPLYYDEEDDEGG; encoded by the coding sequence ATGACCAGATCGAACGAACAACACGGCAAGAACCGGCAGTCAATTGAGCGCCTCTCAATCGGCAAAATTGTTGGCGCACACGGCCTTCGCGGGGAAGTGCGTCTCCGCATCTGGTCGCACTTCCCTGAGCGTATTCCGAAGCTGGCGTATGTCTACATCGAAGACGAGCCAACACCGCGGAAGCTCCGCCGCGCCCGCATCCAAGGAGAAATTGCCCTACTTGCCCTGGAAGGGATTGAGACCCGAGAGGCTGCCGAGGAATTGCAAGGACGCGTGGTGCGCATTGATCTTGCTCAAGCTGCTCCCCTCGGCGAGGATGAGTACTACCACTTTCAGCTCATTGGGCTTCGTGTCCGCGATGAGCAGGGAATACTGCTCGGGGAGCTTGTCGAGATCCTCGAAACAGGAGCAAATGACGTCTACGTTGTCCAGACGGCACACGGCGAACTGCTTTTGCCAGCACTGCAATCGGTGATTCTTTCGATTGATCTGGATGCCGGTGAAATGATCGTGCGGCCACCCCTCTACTACGACGAAGAAGACGACGAGGGAGGCTGA
- the rpsP gene encoding 30S ribosomal protein S16: MIRLRLRRMGRKGQPHYRIVAAEARWPRDGRFIEEIGYYNPRTEPATIQVNAERAQYWLSHGAQPTETVRSILVKAGVLPGRNGAGQGTTTQANA; encoded by the coding sequence ATGATCCGACTACGACTACGCCGGATGGGTCGCAAGGGGCAACCACACTATCGGATTGTCGCTGCAGAAGCGCGCTGGCCACGCGATGGACGCTTCATCGAGGAGATTGGGTACTATAACCCTCGTACAGAGCCAGCGACAATCCAAGTTAATGCTGAGCGAGCGCAGTACTGGCTTTCGCACGGCGCCCAGCCAACCGAGACGGTCCGCTCCATCCTCGTCAAGGCAGGGGTTCTGCCTGGGCGCAACGGAGCTGGGCAAGGCACGACGACGCAGGCAAATGCGTAG
- the aroF gene encoding 3-deoxy-7-phosphoheptulonate synthase, which yields MIVIMEPGATPEQIAAVQKRVEEFGFSTKLAPGAERMVIGIVGVPLPDTLKEALERLPGVEQVVRISKRYKLVSRDFHPVNSVIRVGDVAIGGDDVVVIAGPCSVESEEQIITTARAVKAAGAKLLRGGAFKPRTSPYDFRGFGEKGLKLLAKAREETGLPVVTEVLSPNEVDLVAEYADVLQIGARNCQNYLLLEAVGRTHKPVLFKRGMAVQLEEWLLAAEYIAAQGNDQIILCERGIRTFETYTRNTLDLAAVPAIKRLSHLPIIVDPSHGTGRWQLVPAMMLAAVAAGADGLIVEVHPNPDQALSDGSQSLTFENFATVMPQLARVAEAIGRRLPLPETTSEYAMMAPAE from the coding sequence ATGATCGTGATCATGGAGCCGGGTGCGACTCCCGAGCAGATTGCTGCTGTGCAGAAGCGTGTTGAGGAGTTTGGCTTCTCAACTAAGCTTGCGCCCGGTGCCGAGCGGATGGTGATCGGTATTGTTGGTGTCCCCTTGCCAGACACGCTAAAGGAGGCGCTGGAGCGGCTGCCTGGAGTCGAGCAGGTCGTTCGTATCAGCAAGCGGTATAAGCTCGTCAGCCGCGATTTCCATCCAGTCAATAGCGTGATCCGCGTTGGCGATGTGGCTATTGGTGGCGATGACGTTGTTGTCATTGCTGGCCCCTGCTCGGTCGAAAGCGAGGAGCAGATCATCACAACTGCACGGGCCGTGAAAGCGGCTGGAGCAAAACTCCTGCGCGGCGGTGCCTTTAAGCCTCGTACTTCGCCATATGACTTCCGTGGCTTCGGTGAAAAGGGTCTCAAGCTGCTGGCGAAGGCTCGCGAGGAGACGGGGTTGCCAGTGGTGACCGAAGTGCTCAGCCCCAATGAGGTGGATCTTGTGGCTGAGTATGCCGATGTTCTGCAAATTGGCGCGCGCAATTGCCAGAACTACCTCTTGCTGGAGGCGGTGGGAAGAACGCACAAGCCAGTGCTCTTTAAGCGTGGTATGGCGGTTCAACTCGAGGAATGGCTCCTCGCGGCTGAATACATTGCAGCCCAAGGGAACGATCAGATTATCCTCTGTGAGCGCGGCATTCGGACGTTTGAGACCTACACTCGGAATACACTCGACCTTGCCGCAGTGCCGGCCATCAAGCGACTGAGCCACTTGCCAATCATTGTCGACCCAAGTCATGGCACTGGCCGCTGGCAGCTTGTCCCAGCAATGATGCTTGCTGCTGTGGCCGCTGGTGCTGATGGGTTGATTGTCGAGGTGCATCCCAATCCCGATCAAGCGCTTTCCGATGGCAGCCAGTCGCTGACGTTCGAGAACTTTGCGACTGTCATGCCGCAACTGGCGCGCGTTGCCGAAGCGATTGGCCGTCGGCTGCCCTTGCCTGAAACCACCAGCGAGTATGCAATGATGGCACCAGCTGAGTAA
- a CDS encoding KH domain-containing protein, protein MSGSGGRPPGPPRRPPHRSEPERAIPALRDLIDYIVRQLVDGPGAFQIRARRRGRTVVLRLSVEPDQLGKVIGREGKIARAMRTMLSIAAIRYGVHASLTIDDQIERTTRQEPAVN, encoded by the coding sequence ATGAGTGGCAGCGGAGGACGCCCACCAGGACCACCACGACGGCCACCTCACCGGTCAGAACCCGAACGCGCCATCCCAGCGTTGCGGGATCTGATCGACTATATCGTTCGCCAGCTTGTTGATGGGCCAGGAGCATTCCAGATTCGAGCACGACGTCGGGGCCGCACCGTCGTCCTGCGGCTCTCAGTGGAACCAGACCAGCTTGGCAAAGTTATTGGCCGCGAAGGCAAGATCGCTCGCGCTATGCGGACGATGCTGAGCATCGCCGCTATTCGCTACGGTGTTCACGCGAGCTTGACGATTGATGACCAGATCGAACGAACAACACGGCAAGAACCGGCAGTCAATTGA
- the aroH gene encoding chorismate mutase, translating to MHWCRGIRGATTVERNDAAEIVAATRELLLAIAEANDVQPDDIASIIFTTTPDLNATFPAVAARELGWLQVPLLCAHEMNVPGALQRVVRVLMHVNTTRHANEIRHVYLRGARDLRPDWTFGSAL from the coding sequence ATGCATTGGTGCCGGGGAATTCGCGGAGCGACGACAGTGGAGCGGAACGACGCTGCGGAAATTGTTGCTGCGACGCGCGAGTTGTTACTGGCGATCGCCGAGGCAAACGACGTGCAGCCTGACGATATTGCGAGCATTATCTTTACGACGACACCTGATTTGAACGCCACATTCCCTGCGGTCGCAGCCCGTGAGCTTGGCTGGCTTCAGGTTCCGCTCCTCTGCGCCCACGAGATGAATGTCCCCGGTGCTTTACAACGCGTTGTGCGCGTGCTTATGCATGTCAACACAACGCGTCATGCCAATGAGATTCGCCATGTCTACTTACGTGGAGCGCGTGACTTGCGTCCTGACTGGACATTCGGTTCCGCGTTGTAG
- a CDS encoding phosphoribosylanthranilate isomerase: MAAGWVKLCGIRTIADALTAARANADAIGFVFAPSRRQVTVSAAKEIARVVRALAPELLIVGVFVNAAPEEINDVVDTVGLDLVQLSGDEPLAVIPQLTRPVLRSVRVTATNAEAAMQFARQAFAAHKPPFALLVDAHVPGRYGGTGQRADWALAAALAAEWPVVLAGGLTPENVGEAITQVRPFGVDTSSGIETDGQKDPAKMQAFVAASRAAFALQASSQQREQQKEAVP; encoded by the coding sequence ATGGCAGCTGGCTGGGTGAAGCTCTGCGGCATACGCACAATTGCCGATGCGTTGACTGCCGCTCGGGCTAACGCTGATGCCATTGGCTTTGTTTTTGCTCCCAGTCGGCGTCAAGTCACGGTATCGGCAGCAAAAGAAATTGCCCGAGTAGTTCGAGCCCTCGCACCCGAACTCCTCATTGTCGGTGTCTTCGTGAATGCTGCACCCGAAGAAATCAACGACGTTGTCGACACGGTTGGACTTGACCTGGTGCAGTTGAGTGGCGATGAACCACTGGCGGTAATTCCGCAGCTTACAAGACCTGTGCTGCGTTCCGTTCGTGTCACTGCTACAAATGCTGAAGCAGCGATGCAGTTTGCCCGTCAAGCCTTTGCGGCACACAAACCACCATTTGCCTTGTTGGTCGATGCGCATGTACCGGGCCGGTATGGCGGAACAGGACAGCGCGCTGACTGGGCGCTCGCTGCTGCGCTCGCCGCTGAGTGGCCAGTGGTCTTGGCCGGAGGATTGACGCCGGAAAATGTTGGCGAGGCGATTACCCAAGTCAGACCCTTCGGCGTTGATACGTCGAGTGGTATTGAGACAGATGGCCAGAAAGACCCCGCGAAGATGCAGGCGTTTGTCGCGGCGAGTCGAGCCGCGTTTGCGCTCCAGGCTTCATCCCAACAGCGGGAACAGCAGAAGGAGGCAGTACCATGA
- the trpA gene encoding tryptophan synthase subunit alpha, with product MTQAPSQSRLQNVFAQARARGDVAIIPYLTVGFPQRESTVALARAVVQGGAAAIELGIPFSDPLADGVTIQRASQVALANGVTVRFCLETAAQLRQNSVDVPLIFMGYYNPLLQYGLERFIAACVEVGVDGLIVPDLPPQESDELLALCQAAGRDLIQMVAPTSTDQLIAEAAARARGFIYCVSVTGVTGARTQLPEDLPAFITRVRQVTTLPLVLGFGIARPEHVQAAAALVDGVVVGSALLDRIASAPPSAQAEVARAFLEELRS from the coding sequence ATGACGCAAGCTCCGAGCCAAAGCCGGTTGCAGAACGTGTTTGCTCAAGCCCGTGCGCGTGGCGACGTCGCGATCATTCCCTACTTGACCGTGGGGTTCCCGCAACGTGAGAGCACGGTTGCCCTCGCCAGGGCGGTTGTACAAGGGGGCGCTGCGGCAATCGAGCTGGGAATTCCTTTTTCTGATCCGTTGGCCGATGGCGTGACAATCCAGCGTGCAAGCCAGGTCGCTCTCGCCAATGGTGTCACCGTTCGCTTTTGCCTTGAAACGGCCGCGCAGTTGCGGCAAAACAGCGTTGACGTGCCGCTGATCTTCATGGGATACTACAATCCACTGCTCCAGTATGGTCTGGAGCGGTTTATCGCTGCATGCGTGGAAGTCGGAGTTGACGGCTTGATCGTGCCTGATTTACCCCCACAGGAAAGTGATGAACTCTTGGCACTGTGTCAAGCAGCTGGGCGCGATCTTATCCAGATGGTCGCTCCGACAAGTACGGATCAGTTGATTGCCGAGGCTGCAGCCAGGGCCCGTGGGTTTATCTATTGCGTTTCCGTGACCGGCGTGACTGGCGCACGCACACAGTTGCCGGAAGATCTTCCTGCGTTTATTACTCGAGTTCGCCAGGTGACCACCTTGCCGCTTGTCCTGGGCTTTGGCATCGCGCGTCCCGAGCATGTTCAAGCTGCAGCGGCGCTGGTTGATGGGGTGGTCGTCGGAAGCGCTCTCCTTGATCGTATCGCGAGCGCGCCACCATCGGCGCAGGCTGAGGTCGCGCGGGCATTTCTCGAGGAGTTGCGGTCGTAG